A stretch of Peteryoungia algae DNA encodes these proteins:
- a CDS encoding DUF167 domain-containing protein: MISPCRLGNDHLLLAVRLTPNGGRNAFDGVDVSADGLAHLKARVSAVPEKGKANKALIALLSKSLKIPKSLISVVSGDTARQKILRIDGDPEDLKSKIDALAAI, from the coding sequence GTGATCAGCCCCTGCCGTCTTGGCAATGATCATCTGCTGCTCGCTGTTCGGCTGACACCGAATGGCGGGCGCAATGCGTTCGACGGGGTGGATGTTTCGGCCGACGGTCTGGCACATCTGAAAGCACGTGTGTCCGCGGTGCCGGAAAAGGGCAAGGCCAACAAGGCACTGATTGCCCTGCTCTCGAAATCCTTGAAGATACCGAAGTCGTTGATTTCAGTCGTCTCCGGCGATACCGCCAGACAAAAAATCCTCCGGATCGATGGCGACCCGGAGGATTTGAAATCGAAGATAGACGCGCTCGCAGCGATCTGA
- a CDS encoding YggT family protein, producing the protein MYALFQTIDLALSIFTWILIGSAIFSWLYAFNVINSSNRFVAMLGQFFHNVTEPVLRPIRRFMPDLGGIDISPIVVLLIIFFLRSFLWNSVFPLVA; encoded by the coding sequence ATGTACGCCCTGTTTCAGACGATCGACCTTGCCCTGAGTATTTTCACCTGGATTCTGATCGGCAGTGCGATCTTCTCCTGGCTCTATGCCTTCAACGTGATCAATTCCAGCAACCGCTTCGTGGCGATGCTCGGCCAGTTCTTCCACAATGTCACCGAACCGGTCCTGCGTCCGATCCGACGTTTCATGCCGGATCTCGGCGGCATCGACATTTCGCCGATTGTGGTTCTTCTGATCATCTTCTTCCTGCGTTCCTTCCTCTGGAACAGCGTATTTCCGCTGGTGGCGTGA
- a CDS encoding glutamine amidotransferase → MPPDERSRARDRKQPVLIVLHQERSSPGRVGQMLEEKGYPLDIRRPVLGQQLPKTLKDHAGAVVFGGPMSANDPEDFIRTEIDWLEVPLKENKPFLGICLGAQMLVRHLGGKVEADRQERTEIGWYPLKPTEHGRLLMHWPKMVYHFHREGFSLPHGAKLLATSDLYPNQAFRYGENAWAVQFHAELTRAMMHRWIVHGAHRFVLPNAQQGREHLEGRMIFDAPLRAWLSDFLDLTFNRGQRAS, encoded by the coding sequence ATGCCTCCTGACGAACGATCGCGCGCCCGCGATCGCAAGCAACCCGTGCTGATCGTCCTGCATCAGGAACGCTCCAGTCCTGGGCGCGTCGGACAAATGCTGGAAGAGAAGGGTTATCCGCTCGACATTCGACGACCGGTACTCGGCCAGCAATTGCCAAAGACACTGAAGGACCATGCCGGTGCTGTGGTCTTCGGCGGCCCGATGAGCGCGAACGACCCGGAAGACTTTATTCGCACGGAGATCGACTGGCTTGAGGTGCCGCTGAAGGAAAACAAGCCGTTTCTCGGCATTTGCCTCGGGGCACAAATGCTCGTCCGTCACCTGGGCGGCAAGGTCGAAGCCGACCGGCAAGAGCGCACCGAGATCGGCTGGTATCCACTCAAGCCGACCGAACACGGCCGATTGCTGATGCACTGGCCAAAAATGGTCTATCACTTCCACCGCGAAGGCTTCAGCCTGCCGCATGGCGCCAAGCTTCTGGCGACCAGCGACCTCTATCCCAACCAGGCGTTCCGATATGGCGAGAATGCTTGGGCCGTGCAGTTCCACGCCGAACTCACCCGCGCCATGATGCACAGATGGATCGTGCATGGCGCCCATCGTTTCGTGCTGCCGAATGCACAGCAGGGGCGCGAGCATCTCGAGGGGCGCATGATTTTCGACGCACCGCTGCGGGCCTGGCTTTCGGACTTTCTCGACCTGACTTTCAATCGCGGTCAGCGCGCATCCTGA
- a CDS encoding MFS transporter: MHPSSADDRFAAFRHSSYTRFFFARFLGAFATQILSVSVGWQMYDDTGNVFYLGLIGLVQFLPSLLLILVTGSVADRYNRRAIVSICMIVSSLCAGALLGLTVADAFEPTIVFAILVIFGIERAFAAPAVQSLAPNLVPQKDLSNAVAWNSSSWQTASIVGPVAGGLLYGVSPVLAYSISFAFFAASAVLVFLVKRPPQRKSEKAVSLDTLFAGFRFIFGEKVVLGAISLDLFAVLLGGAVALMPVFARDILDLGPWGLGLLRAAPGIGAIIVAIALASFPIRHNAGMFMFIGVALFGVGTILFGFSQTAWLSIIALMLMGAADMASVYVRETLIALWTPDEVRGRVNAVNMVFVGASNELGEFRAGTMAHFIGPVPAVVLGGFGTLAVAVIWALGFPQLRKIDNLEAPERQDAR, from the coding sequence ATGCACCCGTCCTCGGCCGACGATCGTTTTGCGGCGTTCCGGCATTCTTCCTACACACGTTTCTTCTTCGCCCGCTTCCTCGGCGCCTTCGCGACCCAGATCCTGAGCGTCTCGGTCGGCTGGCAGATGTATGACGATACGGGCAATGTCTTTTATCTCGGGCTGATCGGCCTCGTGCAATTTCTGCCCTCGCTCTTGCTGATCCTGGTGACCGGCTCGGTTGCAGACCGCTACAATCGTCGTGCCATCGTCTCGATCTGCATGATCGTCAGTTCCCTCTGTGCAGGGGCGCTCCTGGGGCTGACGGTTGCCGATGCCTTCGAGCCGACGATCGTCTTTGCCATTCTCGTGATCTTCGGGATAGAACGCGCCTTTGCCGCGCCTGCGGTCCAGTCCCTCGCGCCCAATCTGGTGCCACAGAAGGATCTGTCAAACGCCGTCGCCTGGAATTCGTCCTCCTGGCAGACGGCCTCGATCGTCGGACCGGTGGCCGGCGGTCTGCTATATGGCGTCAGCCCCGTGCTCGCCTATTCCATCTCTTTTGCCTTCTTCGCGGCGTCCGCCGTGCTCGTCTTCCTCGTCAAGCGTCCCCCGCAGCGCAAGTCCGAAAAGGCGGTCAGTCTCGACACTCTGTTTGCCGGCTTCCGGTTTATCTTCGGCGAGAAAGTGGTGCTGGGAGCAATCTCACTCGATCTCTTTGCCGTACTTCTCGGTGGTGCCGTGGCGCTGATGCCGGTCTTTGCGCGTGACATTCTCGATCTCGGCCCCTGGGGCCTCGGCCTGTTGCGGGCTGCTCCCGGAATCGGCGCAATCATTGTCGCGATTGCACTGGCAAGCTTCCCGATCCGCCACAATGCCGGGATGTTCATGTTCATCGGCGTCGCCCTCTTCGGCGTCGGGACCATTCTTTTCGGATTTTCGCAAACCGCCTGGCTCTCCATCATCGCGTTGATGTTGATGGGGGCGGCCGACATGGCGTCCGTCTATGTGCGCGAGACACTGATCGCGCTGTGGACGCCGGATGAGGTGCGTGGCCGGGTCAATGCCGTCAACATGGTCTTTGTCGGCGCTTCCAACGAACTCGGAGAGTTCCGCGCCGGCACCATGGCGCATTTCATTGGGCCGGTCCCGGCGGTCGTCCTGGGTGGCTTCGGCACGCTGGCCGTTGCTGTCATCTGGGCGCTCGGCTTCCCGCAATTGCGCAAGATCGACAATCTCGAAGCGCCGGAGCGTCAGGATGCGCGCTGA
- a CDS encoding TerB family tellurite resistance protein: MLDRLQAFFQSVMQDRPKAIFAPDDPRIAVAALCLQVMEADGIVRDSERAKLREILKDQYELDGEALDALIAAGQDAENQAVDYYRFTTELKRQLDEEQRHQLVGLLWDIVYADGTRSEMEDHAIWRVADLLGVSGRERIVQRQEAADRAGIGAIDDAS, translated from the coding sequence ATGCTCGACCGCTTGCAAGCCTTTTTCCAATCCGTAATGCAGGACCGCCCCAAGGCGATCTTCGCGCCTGACGACCCCCGCATCGCCGTTGCAGCCTTGTGCCTCCAGGTCATGGAGGCCGATGGCATCGTGCGCGATTCGGAACGGGCGAAACTCCGCGAAATCCTCAAGGACCAGTACGAACTGGACGGTGAAGCGCTTGACGCACTGATCGCTGCAGGCCAGGACGCAGAGAACCAGGCTGTCGACTACTACCGTTTCACCACGGAATTGAAGCGGCAGCTGGACGAGGAACAGCGCCATCAGCTTGTCGGGCTCCTCTGGGACATCGTCTATGCCGATGGCACCCGCAGCGAAATGGAAGACCACGCGATCTGGCGGGTTGCCGACCTGCTCGGGGTCTCGGGTCGCGAACGGATCGTTCAGCGGCAGGAGGCAGCTGATCGCGCAGGCATCGGAGCAATCGACGATGCCTCCTGA
- a CDS encoding GNAT family N-acetyltransferase yields the protein MKTLSIDMRLAGPGDAAAVADAHRSAWTHAYSGIIPYRALTRMIERRGESWWRKATRGPATILVVEVAGMVAGYASLGYNRARVLPHEGEIYELYLRPEYQGIGLGYQLFHEARRMLKSLGCNGMVVWCLEDSEIAANFFRSNGGVDAVEGVEDFDDVHLKKLGFIWN from the coding sequence ATGAAGACGTTGTCGATCGACATGCGTTTGGCAGGTCCGGGGGATGCAGCAGCCGTTGCGGATGCTCATCGCAGTGCCTGGACACACGCTTATTCCGGCATCATTCCCTACCGCGCCCTGACCCGGATGATCGAGCGACGCGGCGAAAGCTGGTGGCGCAAGGCGACCCGTGGCCCGGCCACAATTCTCGTGGTCGAGGTGGCCGGGATGGTCGCCGGCTACGCCTCTCTCGGATACAACAGGGCTCGCGTCTTGCCGCATGAAGGCGAGATCTACGAGCTCTACCTGCGCCCGGAGTATCAGGGCATCGGCCTAGGATACCAATTGTTCCACGAGGCGCGGCGCATGCTGAAATCTCTCGGCTGCAACGGCATGGTGGTCTGGTGCCTCGAGGACAGCGAGATCGCTGCAAACTTCTTCCGCTCGAACGGCGGCGTCGATGCCGTCGAAGGTGTCGAAGATTTCGACGACGTACACCTGAAGAAGCTCGGCTTCATCTGGAACTGA
- the ppa gene encoding inorganic diphosphatase, which translates to MRIDAIAIGKNPPEDINVIVEVPVGGQPIKYEMDKDAGTLVVDRFLYTPMTYPGNYGFVPHTLCKDGDPLDVLICNTRPLVPGCVINVRPIGVMMMEDDGGMDEKILAVPVPKLTRRYDKITNYTDLPEITLKQIQHFFEHYKDLEPGKWVKIGDWQDVDFAKQIILDSIQRAKDEDK; encoded by the coding sequence ATGCGTATTGATGCAATTGCCATCGGCAAGAACCCGCCGGAAGACATCAACGTCATCGTCGAAGTTCCCGTCGGCGGCCAGCCGATCAAGTATGAGATGGACAAGGACGCCGGCACGCTCGTCGTCGACCGCTTCCTCTATACCCCGATGACCTATCCGGGAAATTACGGCTTCGTGCCGCATACGCTTTGCAAGGACGGCGATCCGCTCGATGTCCTGATCTGCAACACCCGCCCGCTCGTTCCGGGTTGCGTCATCAATGTGCGCCCGATCGGCGTGATGATGATGGAAGATGATGGCGGCATGGACGAGAAGATTCTCGCCGTTCCGGTCCCGAAGCTGACGCGTCGCTACGACAAGATCACCAACTACACGGACCTGCCGGAAATCACACTCAAGCAGATCCAGCATTTCTTCGAGCACTACAAGGATCTGGAGCCTGGCAAGTGGGTGAAGATCGGCGACTGGCAGGATGTCGATTTCGCCAAGCAGATCATTCTGGACTCGATCCAGCGTGCCAAGGACGAAGACAAGTAA